A genome region from Apus apus isolate bApuApu2 chromosome 2, bApuApu2.pri.cur, whole genome shotgun sequence includes the following:
- the ANO10 gene encoding anoctamin-10, which translates to MAESWSFLDTFEANFRPLVVIELAKGTKEETIKWFTKRIVDKKANGGAQLLVKPLAMENGDENIYLVGASHLRLLLGAETVGLVKECNDNSMRTFTYSSRKTFKDFADDNHNFLTMAECQYIIKHELENLRAKDEKMIPGYPQAKLYPGKSIVRRLLTSGILVQIFPLHDREELKKLRHSWYGRVKVGYQPLDEIRCYFGETIALYFGFLEYFTFALIPMAVIGIPYYVFAWEDYDKYVMFATFNLLWSTVILEVWKRICAIMTYHWGTLLMKRQFEEPRPGFHGVLGINPVTGREEPVYSSIKRQLRIYLVSLPFVCLCLYFSLYVMMIYFDLENWALDYYEENESTFSSLMLFVPSIIYAVVIEIMNRIYRYAAEFLTSWENHRLESSYQNHLILKVLVFNFLNCFASLFYIAFVLFDMKLLRQSLATLLITSQILNQFAESLLPYWLQKRHKKRMKKRMGSLKTDTDLSFVEQVNLEKEMGTYVGTFDDYLELFLQFGYVSLFSCVYPLAAVFAVLNNITEIYSDALKMCRVYKRPFAEPVANIGVWQLAFETMSVISVVTNCILIGMSPQVTALFPDSKVDLILIVALVEHLLLAIKFIMAFVIPDKPRDIQIKLAKLEFESLEALKQQQMKLAAESLKE; encoded by the exons ATGGCGGAGAGCTGGTCTTTCTTGGATACTTTTGAGGCTAACTTCAGGCCTCTGGTAGTAATTGAGCTTGCAAAAGGCACCAAAGAGGAAACCATAAAATGGTTCACCAAGCGAATTGTGGACAAAAAAGCGAATGGAG GTGCACAACTGCTGGTAAAACCATTGGCCATGGAAAATggagatgaaaatatttatctggtTGGAGCTTCCCACTTAAGGCTGTTGCTGGGAGCTGAAACTGTGGGTTTGGTGAAGGAATGTAATGATAATTCAATGAGAACTTTTACATACAGCAGTAGAAAAACTTTCAAAGATTTTGCAG atGATAATCACAATTTCCTTACAATGGCAGAATGTCAGTATATCATCAAACATGAACTCGAAAATTTGAGAGCTAAGGATGAAAAAATGATCCCTGGATATCCTCAGGCAAAACTTTATCCAGGAAAGTCAATTG tgaGAAGATTATTGACCAGTGGTATTCTAGTTCAGATTTTCCCACTGCATGATAGAGAAGAGTTGAAAAAGCTCCGTCACAGCTGGTATGGCCGAGTGAAAGTTGGCTATCAACCTTTAG atgagATACGCTGCTACTTTGGCGAAACCATTGCTCTCTACTTTGGCTTCTTAGAGTACTTCACATTTGCTTTGATTCCAATGGCTGTCATTGGGATTCCTTATTATGTGTTTGCATGGGAAGACTATGACAAATATGTGATGTTTGCCACATTCAATCTGCTGTGGTCCACTGTGATACTAGAAGTTTGGAAGAGGATTTGCGCCATCATGACATACCACTGGGGAACGCTGCTGATGAAGCGACAGTTTGAAGAACCAAGACCAGGCTTCCATGGTGTCCTTGGTATCAATCCTGTAACTGGGAGGGAAGAACCAGTGTACTCAAGTATTAAGCGACAACTACGGATTTATCTGGTGTCCTTACCATTTGTGTGCCTTTGCCTCTACTTCTCACTATATGTGATGATGATTTACTTTGACTTGGAAAACTGGGCTCTGGATTATTATGAAGAGAACGAGTCTACCTTCAGTAGCCTGATGCTGTTTGTACCCAGCATCATATATGCTGTTGTGATTGAAATTATGAACCGCATCTATCGGTATGCTGCGGAATTCTTAACATCGTGGG AAAATCACAGGCTGGAATCTTCATATCAGAATCATTTAATTCTGAAAGTTTTAGTG ttcaACTTCTTAAATTGTTTTGCATCTCTCTTCTACATTGCCTTTGTGCTGTTTGATATGAAGCTTTTGAGGCAG aGCTTGGCCACTTTGCTGATAACTTCGCAGATACTCAATCAGTTTGCAGAATCCTTACTTCCTTACTGGCTCCAAAAGAGACATAAGAAGAGGATGAAGAAACGCATGGGTTCTCTGAAAACAGATACGGACCTGTCATTCGTTGAACAAGTCAACTTGGAGAAAGAAATGGGCACCTATGTT gGTACTTTTGATGATTACCTGGAGTTGTTCTTACAGTTTGGCTATGTGAGTCTTTTCTCATGTGTTTACCCACTGGCAGCTGTCTTTGCAGTGTTAAACAACATCACAGAGATATATTCTGATGCCTTAAAGATGTGTAGAGTTTACAAGCGTCCATTTGCTGAACCCGTGGCAAATATTGGTGTTTGGCAG ttggCTTTTGAAACTATGAGTGTAATATCTGTTGTTACTAATTGTATACTGATTGGAATGTCTCCACAAGTGACTGCCCTTTTCCCAGATTCAAAAGTGGACCTTATTCTGATTGTGGCATTGGTAGAG